A single window of Desulfovibrio psychrotolerans DNA harbors:
- a CDS encoding protein-glutamate methylesterase/protein-glutamine glutaminase: protein MITVVVVDDSAFMRKALSSMLEKDPEIRVVATARDGQEGLELIRKHNPDVVTLDIEMPRMDGLTALRHIMMEMPRPVLMVSSLTVEGAEATLKALELGAVDFIPKQLSKVSLDIVKIEEDLQDKVKQISRRRVVSPRAVRPVRPAGAAGVSAGAAVAPGVPRMVASRAGRPLRDVVAIGVSTGGPPAVQKVLSQLPADFPASILIAQHMPAAFTGPFAKRLDGVCKIKVKEAEPGDKAMPGTAYVAPGGKHIRLELRGGRMEIIVTPEPAEALYKPSANVLMESVGNLVGRRALGVILTGMGSDGAEGMRVLKQKGGRAFAQSDATCVVYGMPKAIVDAGLADEIHDIDDMAEAIMAGLYK from the coding sequence GTGATTACTGTTGTAGTTGTTGATGATTCCGCGTTCATGCGCAAGGCGCTGAGCAGCATGCTTGAAAAAGATCCGGAAATCCGGGTTGTTGCCACTGCCCGTGACGGGCAGGAAGGGTTGGAGCTTATCCGTAAGCACAATCCGGATGTGGTGACTCTTGATATAGAAATGCCGCGTATGGACGGATTGACCGCCCTGCGGCACATAATGATGGAAATGCCCCGGCCCGTGCTTATGGTCAGCTCGCTTACCGTGGAGGGCGCGGAGGCGACGCTGAAGGCACTGGAACTGGGGGCTGTGGATTTTATCCCCAAGCAGCTTTCCAAGGTCTCGCTGGATATTGTGAAGATTGAGGAAGACCTGCAGGACAAGGTGAAGCAGATTTCCCGCAGGCGTGTTGTGTCGCCCCGTGCGGTGCGTCCTGTGCGGCCCGCAGGGGCGGCAGGCGTTTCTGCAGGTGCGGCTGTTGCTCCGGGAGTGCCCCGCATGGTGGCATCGCGGGCAGGAAGGCCGCTGCGAGACGTGGTTGCCATAGGCGTTTCCACGGGCGGGCCGCCTGCGGTGCAGAAGGTGCTTTCGCAGTTGCCTGCGGATTTTCCGGCCAGCATACTTATTGCGCAGCACATGCCTGCGGCCTTTACCGGGCCGTTTGCAAAGCGCCTGGACGGGGTGTGCAAAATAAAGGTGAAGGAAGCGGAACCGGGCGACAAAGCCATGCCCGGCACAGCCTATGTTGCTCCGGGCGGGAAACATATCCGGCTTGAACTGCGCGGCGGCAGGATGGAAATAATTGTCACCCCGGAGCCTGCGGAGGCATTGTATAAACCTTCGGCCAACGTGCTCATGGAATCTGTGGGCAATCTGGTTGGCCGGCGCGCCCTTGGGGTTATTCTTACCGGCATGGGCAGCGACGGGGCCGAAGGCATGCGCGTGCTGAAGCAGAAAGGGGGGCGGGCCTTTGCGCAGAGCGATGCCACCTGTGTGGTCTACGGTATGCCTAAGGCCATTGTGGATGCCGGGCTTGCAGACGAGATACATGATATTGACGACATGGCAGAAGCCATTATGGCGGGACTGTACAAATAA
- a CDS encoding HEAT repeat domain-containing protein, protein MSGHNEILAQLRSDDPAQIREAAFAAGQMGLEEAIALLAEHIQSGNLGVQEAADRALRQIGGDVVVQAVVPLLRSDDAPIRNIAMDILRDVGAHDLQTLFELLHDNDPDIRIFMADILGTSDNRSAIGPLCEALLRDPEVNVRYQAAVSLGELGFSEAADCLNKAMQDEEWVQFSVIEALSKIGADSSVNALARALDTSSDLVASMIVEALGEMGNIKAVSILMKRLDSSPGPLRNKIVKAVVRLMGGKSLNLLADKEREKFRVYLLAALEDEEVDVQDAAVAGLGVVGDEKASAALLELASGLDADRDHERLLAVVESIGAIGFNNAVEHVVRTGEEYSVRIAVEAISRMQDDRANSLLMDVFWEKSRDEQRAIMHVLSEHADTAALPFFLNVLDRHNDGNVLKAVLYYLGMRARASEHGNKLFAMLEHPYDDVKEAALEACIALNDPTMVTRFRDYFHSPDPVQRMMAVYALGKLGVDDNITELTAALEDEVPDIRKIAIESLFESNTCTSFDKLGLVVPRLHDENREVRLALVELIGSCTSEDVVPYLVQALDDEDDWVVVRAIEALGRRGERSGAEHLIRLLDSESTLVRLKAVENLGEIGGKMAFRALLAQMDSDDPEVQMAAQSAAERIRQNEGEGA, encoded by the coding sequence ATGTCAGGGCACAATGAGATACTTGCCCAGTTGAGAAGCGACGATCCGGCACAGATCCGCGAAGCCGCTTTTGCCGCAGGGCAGATGGGATTGGAAGAGGCTATCGCGTTGCTGGCCGAGCATATCCAGAGCGGGAATCTGGGGGTGCAGGAGGCCGCGGACAGGGCGTTGCGCCAGATAGGCGGCGATGTGGTGGTGCAGGCGGTTGTGCCGCTGCTGCGCTCTGACGATGCCCCCATACGCAATATTGCCATGGATATTCTCCGTGACGTGGGAGCGCACGACCTGCAGACACTCTTTGAACTGTTGCACGACAACGATCCCGACATCCGCATTTTTATGGCGGACATCCTGGGCACCTCCGACAACCGTTCGGCCATCGGGCCGCTGTGCGAGGCTCTGCTCCGTGACCCGGAGGTCAACGTCCGGTATCAGGCGGCGGTGAGCCTTGGCGAACTGGGTTTTTCCGAGGCGGCAGACTGCCTGAACAAGGCCATGCAGGATGAAGAATGGGTGCAGTTTTCCGTTATTGAGGCGTTATCCAAGATTGGGGCCGATTCTTCTGTGAACGCCCTTGCCCGCGCGTTGGATACCAGTTCTGACCTTGTGGCCTCTATGATTGTGGAAGCGCTGGGAGAGATGGGCAATATTAAGGCCGTGAGCATTCTTATGAAGCGGCTGGATTCCTCTCCCGGCCCGCTCAGGAATAAGATTGTCAAAGCCGTGGTGCGGCTTATGGGCGGAAAATCCCTTAATCTTCTGGCGGACAAGGAGCGGGAGAAGTTCCGCGTGTATCTGCTTGCCGCGCTGGAGGATGAAGAGGTGGATGTGCAGGACGCCGCCGTAGCCGGACTGGGTGTGGTGGGCGATGAAAAAGCCAGCGCGGCCCTGCTGGAACTGGCTTCCGGGCTGGATGCCGACCGTGACCATGAGCGGCTGCTTGCGGTGGTGGAGAGCATAGGGGCCATAGGATTTAACAACGCGGTGGAGCACGTTGTCCGCACGGGTGAGGAATATTCGGTACGCATTGCCGTGGAAGCCATCTCCCGCATGCAGGACGACAGGGCAAACTCCCTGCTCATGGATGTTTTCTGGGAGAAGAGCCGCGATGAGCAGCGGGCCATTATGCACGTGCTTTCGGAGCATGCGGATACCGCAGCTCTGCCGTTTTTCCTGAATGTTCTGGACCGTCATAATGACGGCAACGTGCTGAAGGCCGTTCTGTATTATCTGGGGATGCGCGCCCGCGCCAGCGAGCATGGGAATAAGCTCTTTGCCATGCTGGAACACCCCTATGACGATGTGAAGGAAGCCGCTCTGGAAGCCTGCATCGCCCTGAACGATCCCACCATGGTGACGCGGTTCAGGGATTATTTTCACAGCCCGGACCCGGTGCAACGCATGATGGCGGTGTATGCTCTGGGTAAGCTGGGGGTGGACGACAATATCACGGAACTGACAGCCGCCCTTGAGGACGAGGTGCCGGATATCCGCAAGATCGCCATTGAATCCCTGTTCGAGAGCAACACCTGCACTTCCTTTGACAAGCTGGGGCTTGTGGTGCCGCGCCTGCATGACGAGAACCGCGAGGTGCGCCTTGCCCTTGTGGAGCTTATCGGCTCCTGTACCTCGGAAGATGTGGTGCCCTATCTGGTGCAGGCACTGGATGACGAGGACGACTGGGTTGTTGTGCGCGCCATTGAGGCACTGGGCAGACGCGGAGAGCGCAGCGGGGCGGAACACCTTATCAGGCTTCTTGATTCGGAAAGCACGCTGGTCCGGCTGAAGGCGGTGGAGAACCTCGGGGAAATTGGCGGCAAGATGGCGTTCCGCGCCCTGCTTGCGCAGATGGACAGTGATGATCCGGAAGTGCAGATGGCGGCGCAGTCGGCGGCGGAGCGTATCCGCCAGAACGAGGGGGAGGGAGCCTAG
- a CDS encoding CheR family methyltransferase, whose amino-acid sequence MSSLFSKTITLKKEQKVSDEEFRQLRDFIYEQCGIYIADNRKYLIENRLANRLKDLNLKTFGEYYYFLRYDAGRRQELNKLFEVVTTNETSFYRNPPQLKVFEENVLPPLLDDLRAKKQKKLRIWSAGCSTGEEPYTLAMILLDVLKSEIGSWDIKITANDLSEAVLASARRGIYTEYALRTTPKEVVARYFTQQDALYKVNADVKRLVAFGQINLSDRVQLKRIERSHLVFCRNVIIYFDDEMKKQVIGSFYDNLLPGGSLLIGHSESLHNITRAFKPEHHKGAIVYRKLE is encoded by the coding sequence ATGTCGTCTTTGTTTTCGAAGACCATCACCCTGAAGAAGGAACAGAAGGTCTCCGACGAAGAGTTCCGCCAGTTGCGTGATTTTATTTACGAGCAGTGCGGCATCTATATTGCGGACAACCGTAAATATCTTATCGAGAACCGGCTCGCCAACCGCCTGAAGGATCTGAACCTGAAGACCTTTGGCGAGTATTACTATTTTCTCCGGTACGATGCGGGCAGGCGGCAGGAACTGAATAAGCTGTTTGAGGTGGTGACCACCAACGAGACGAGTTTCTACAGAAACCCGCCCCAGTTGAAGGTGTTTGAAGAGAACGTGCTGCCGCCGCTGCTGGATGACCTGCGCGCCAAAAAGCAGAAGAAGCTGCGCATCTGGTCTGCCGGGTGTTCCACGGGGGAAGAGCCTTACACCCTTGCCATGATTCTGCTCGACGTGCTCAAGTCGGAGATTGGCTCGTGGGACATAAAGATCACGGCAAACGATCTTTCCGAAGCGGTTCTCGCCTCTGCACGGCGCGGCATTTATACGGAATATGCCCTGCGCACCACGCCCAAGGAGGTTGTGGCCCGTTATTTCACTCAGCAGGATGCCCTGTACAAGGTGAATGCGGATGTGAAAAGGCTTGTTGCCTTCGGGCAGATAAACCTGAGCGACAGGGTGCAGTTGAAGAGAATTGAGCGTTCTCATCTGGTCTTCTGCCGCAATGTTATCATCTATTTTGACGATGAGATGAAAAAACAGGTCATCGGCTCGTTCTATGACAACCTGCTTCCGGGCGGTTCCCTGCTCATAGGGCACTCTGAATCCCTGCATAACATTACCAGAGCGTTCAAGCCTGAGCACCATAAAGGTGCCATTGTTTACAGAAAGCTGGAATAA
- a CDS encoding ParA family protein: MAGKILSVANQKGGVGKTTTALTLAAALSRMGKKVLVVDLDPHACASVHLRYYPDAVEHTAYDLFVTPEEGWRELWGKVRHRQEGQTFDVVPASIRLSELEGDLRDRPGKGGIMKMSLALVQDEYDYIILDCPPHLGLLQINALVACDLLIIPIQTDFLALHGLKLLFDSIRLLNKVLPEPVNYRALPTMFDKRAGACRRVLELLERKMGGRMFSTIVGVDTKFRDASAYGKMVYDIDPNSRGAKAYESLANEIVTLL, encoded by the coding sequence ATGGCCGGTAAGATTCTGTCTGTAGCCAACCAGAAGGGGGGAGTGGGCAAAACCACGACGGCTCTCACTCTTGCGGCGGCGCTGTCCCGAATGGGCAAGAAGGTTCTGGTTGTGGACCTGGACCCCCATGCCTGCGCCTCCGTGCATTTGCGCTATTACCCGGATGCGGTGGAACACACGGCATACGATCTCTTTGTTACCCCGGAAGAAGGGTGGCGGGAGCTTTGGGGTAAGGTGCGCCACAGGCAGGAAGGGCAGACCTTTGACGTGGTGCCCGCTTCCATACGGCTTTCGGAACTGGAAGGCGACCTGCGGGACCGTCCCGGCAAGGGCGGTATAATGAAGATGTCACTGGCGCTGGTGCAGGATGAGTATGACTATATCATTCTGGACTGTCCGCCACATCTGGGGCTGTTGCAGATTAACGCGCTGGTGGCGTGCGATTTGCTTATCATTCCCATCCAGACAGATTTTTTGGCGCTGCACGGGCTGAAGCTGCTTTTCGACAGTATTCGCCTGTTGAACAAGGTGCTGCCGGAGCCTGTGAATTACCGCGCCCTGCCCACAATGTTCGACAAACGCGCCGGAGCCTGCCGCAGAGTGCTGGAGTTGCTGGAACGTAAGATGGGGGGCAGGATGTTTTCCACAATAGTGGGCGTGGATACGAAGTTCCGCGATGCCAGTGCCTACGGCAAGATGGTCTATGATATTGACCCGAACAGTCGCGGGGCAAAGGCGTATGAAAGCCTCGCAAACGAAATAGTGACGTTGCTATGA
- a CDS encoding chemotaxis protein CheW codes for MIKTPEEYFQDQEFQVVPDAEKGKFTPAELAFMQKYLGMDQAAALKKLGLEPPAQAAPVAPGTSVASAARPPEGTEQPEGEVRTEAADSRAVRSAPVIEREPDLAEQLKQATELQLVSFFVGSQEFTVPIVTVQEVLRYMPPTRLPTAPSFIAGIINLRGRVTPLVRLRDLLNIPATGENQDKFIVVCRRHGLQIGLMIETVHTMYRATQDSIDWAIESHLGANVNFVSGLMKSGENLIGIISVDHIVDSVLQL; via the coding sequence ATGATAAAGACACCGGAAGAGTATTTTCAGGATCAGGAGTTTCAGGTCGTTCCGGATGCCGAGAAGGGCAAGTTCACGCCTGCTGAGCTTGCCTTTATGCAGAAATATCTGGGCATGGATCAGGCCGCAGCCCTGAAGAAGCTGGGATTGGAGCCACCTGCACAGGCGGCTCCTGTGGCCCCCGGCACTTCTGTTGCGTCTGCCGCCCGCCCGCCGGAGGGGACGGAGCAGCCGGAAGGCGAAGTCCGTACGGAGGCTGCCGATTCACGCGCCGTGCGGTCTGCGCCTGTCATAGAGCGCGAACCAGACCTTGCGGAGCAGCTCAAGCAGGCTACAGAGCTGCAACTGGTGAGTTTTTTCGTGGGTTCACAGGAATTTACCGTGCCCATAGTCACGGTGCAGGAAGTGCTGCGGTACATGCCGCCCACACGGTTGCCCACTGCGCCTTCCTTTATCGCCGGAATCATAAACCTGCGGGGCAGGGTGACTCCGCTGGTGCGGCTGCGCGATCTTTTGAATATTCCCGCCACCGGGGAGAATCAGGACAAGTTCATTGTCGTATGCCGCAGGCACGGGTTGCAGATAGGCCTTATGATCGAGACGGTGCACACCATGTACCGGGCAACACAGGACTCCATTGACTGGGCCATTGAATCGCATCTGGGTGCCAATGTGAACTTTGTGTCCGGACTCATGAAATCCGGTGAGAATCTGATAGGCATCATCTCCGTTGACCATATAGTTGATAGCGTTCTGCAGCTTTAG
- a CDS encoding response regulator, with protein MSKHILIVDDSKTVRNLVAFIMKKEGFKVTTAEDGLDGLEKLYSAERIDLIISDVNMPRMDGFTFIKTVREQEAYRDLPIVMLSTEGQDKDIQMGMTLGANLYMVKPAQPDKMVKNVKMLLG; from the coding sequence ATGAGCAAGCATATTCTGATTGTCGACGACTCCAAGACCGTGCGCAATCTTGTGGCGTTTATCATGAAAAAAGAAGGCTTTAAGGTTACAACCGCTGAAGACGGACTGGACGGACTGGAGAAGCTCTATTCCGCCGAACGCATAGATCTTATCATTTCCGATGTGAACATGCCGCGCATGGATGGGTTTACCTTCATTAAGACCGTGCGCGAACAGGAAGCTTACCGCGACCTGCCCATTGTCATGCTTTCCACGGAAGGGCAGGACAAAGACATTCAGATGGGCATGACACTGGGTGCGAACCTGTATATGGTGAAACCTGCCCAACCGGATAAGATGGTCAAGAACGTCAAGATGCTTTTGGGGTAA
- a CDS encoding chemotaxis protein CheA, which translates to MSQDFLDPEIFADFIVEAKEHLETIEPNLLELEKEPGNISLLNEIFRPMHSLKGASGFLGLNKINILAHKAENIMDELRKGDMSVTAEIMDVILSATDALRQMIDNLETEGGEGDVATEGIMQTLDALLAGEGQAAPAPAAPSPARKQAPAPEVTQDAQPTADQPAAVSAAAPEEAVASAVLEEGTPYTLTAFGEGHLRDFIEEARDMTENLSAGLLELEKNPHEQGELVNDLFRYFHNLKGNSGIIGFNELNSLTHEAETLLNRARKGEMAISQGLIDLLLFVVDIIESLVAKIDPATGGVTPLIITDAVALLQRAVNEGVIEAPVRGRADAADAQAAAEPAQAPAPAQEAADVPQGADNGLDEDDVELFITTITQQKAAIALAMGELEKDASQRDYVDTLYRSLTTAQNSCGYMGFDGIQVHAERTAGLVDNARSSDLDFGLLLPILSQEVEILFDMVGEELEKLGGEKERLSHTPAAVGAPPAKAVAPAPKPAAPAAPATPGPAAPQAPQPAPKPAAKPAAKPAAKPAAKPAVSPAAKPAQAAAPATPAAPAGDQSKSKSSSTIRVDHEKLDHLMNLIGELIINRNRYTMLARHLESGQDVDVADVAQSLTETTYAMARISDDLQDTIMKVRMVPVSSVFSRFPRLVRDLSRKSGKEVDLIMEGEETELDKSVVEVIGDPLVHLIRNAMDHGVESEDVRVAAGKPPKGKVWLRAYHRGNSVAIEIEDDGKGIDPEKMREVAIRKGVVSAEEARNLDDREAMELIFAPGFSSAETITDISGRGVGMDVVRTNIKNLKGSVNITSEVGKGTRFTLSLPLTLAIIDALMVNVAGENYAIPLDAVSETTKIEARRLTDVNGRKAVTLRGEVLGIVNMAELLELPQPDTQPEVLSVVVIHDNQRRLGIVVDRLHERQEIVIKPLGEYLGDVRGISGATIMGDGSVILILDPHEIYLLATSKAM; encoded by the coding sequence ATGAGCCAAGATTTTCTGGATCCTGAAATATTTGCCGACTTCATAGTGGAAGCCAAAGAGCACTTGGAAACCATAGAGCCCAACCTGCTTGAGCTGGAAAAGGAACCGGGAAATATTTCGCTGCTCAATGAGATTTTTCGTCCCATGCACTCTCTCAAGGGGGCTTCCGGCTTTTTGGGGCTGAACAAGATTAATATTCTCGCCCATAAGGCGGAGAATATTATGGATGAACTGCGCAAAGGCGACATGAGCGTTACTGCGGAGATCATGGACGTTATTCTTTCCGCCACCGATGCGCTGCGTCAGATGATAGATAATCTGGAGACGGAGGGAGGCGAGGGTGATGTTGCCACGGAAGGCATAATGCAAACCTTGGACGCCCTGCTGGCAGGCGAAGGGCAAGCCGCTCCCGCGCCTGCCGCTCCTTCACCAGCCCGCAAGCAAGCTCCTGCGCCCGAAGTGACGCAGGATGCGCAGCCAACCGCCGATCAGCCTGCAGCGGTATCGGCCGCCGCGCCGGAGGAGGCCGTTGCCTCCGCTGTGCTGGAGGAGGGAACGCCGTACACGCTCACCGCCTTTGGCGAAGGGCACCTGCGCGACTTTATTGAAGAAGCGCGCGACATGACGGAAAACCTCAGTGCCGGACTGCTGGAACTGGAAAAGAACCCGCACGAGCAGGGAGAACTGGTCAACGACCTGTTCCGCTATTTCCATAACCTCAAGGGCAACAGCGGCATCATAGGTTTTAACGAACTGAACAGCCTGACCCACGAGGCGGAAACCCTGCTCAACAGGGCCCGCAAGGGCGAGATGGCTATCTCGCAGGGGCTTATCGACCTGCTCCTTTTTGTGGTGGACATCATTGAGAGTCTTGTCGCCAAGATAGATCCCGCCACCGGCGGCGTAACGCCCCTGATTATCACCGATGCTGTGGCTCTGCTGCAGCGTGCCGTGAACGAGGGGGTTATAGAAGCCCCCGTGCGCGGCAGGGCGGACGCTGCGGATGCGCAGGCTGCGGCGGAGCCGGCTCAGGCTCCCGCACCGGCGCAGGAGGCGGCTGACGTGCCGCAGGGGGCGGACAACGGCTTGGACGAAGACGATGTGGAACTGTTCATCACCACCATTACCCAGCAGAAGGCCGCCATTGCTCTGGCCATGGGCGAGCTGGAAAAGGATGCCTCTCAGCGTGACTATGTGGACACGCTGTATCGCAGCCTGACTACTGCGCAAAATTCCTGCGGGTACATGGGGTTTGACGGTATACAGGTTCACGCGGAACGGACTGCCGGACTGGTGGACAACGCCCGCAGCAGCGACTTGGACTTTGGTCTTCTGCTTCCCATTCTTTCGCAGGAAGTGGAAATTCTTTTTGATATGGTGGGTGAAGAGCTTGAGAAGTTGGGTGGGGAAAAGGAACGGCTTTCCCATACCCCTGCCGCTGTGGGTGCTCCTCCGGCAAAGGCGGTCGCTCCTGCGCCTAAGCCCGCCGCACCTGCCGCTCCTGCCACACCCGGACCTGCTGCTCCGCAGGCACCTCAGCCAGCGCCCAAGCCTGCCGCCAAGCCTGCGGCTAAACCTGCTGCTAAACCTGCAGCTAAACCTGCCGTCTCGCCTGCGGCCAAGCCCGCGCAGGCCGCAGCTCCTGCGACACCCGCTGCCCCGGCAGGCGACCAGAGTAAATCCAAATCTTCATCCACCATACGTGTGGACCATGAAAAGCTGGACCACCTGATGAACCTCATCGGTGAATTGATCATCAACCGCAACCGTTACACCATGCTCGCCCGCCATCTGGAAAGCGGGCAGGATGTGGATGTGGCTGATGTGGCGCAGTCGCTGACGGAAACCACCTACGCCATGGCACGCATTTCCGACGATCTTCAGGATACCATCATGAAGGTGCGCATGGTGCCCGTATCCTCCGTTTTTTCGCGTTTTCCCCGGCTGGTGCGCGACCTTTCCCGCAAGAGCGGCAAGGAAGTGGACCTGATTATGGAAGGCGAGGAGACGGAACTGGATAAGAGCGTGGTGGAGGTTATCGGTGACCCGCTGGTGCACCTTATCCGTAACGCCATGGACCACGGGGTGGAGTCGGAGGACGTGCGTGTTGCCGCTGGCAAGCCGCCCAAAGGAAAGGTGTGGCTGCGCGCCTACCACCGGGGTAACTCGGTGGCTATAGAAATTGAGGACGACGGCAAGGGCATAGACCCTGAAAAAATGCGCGAGGTTGCCATCCGCAAGGGCGTTGTTTCGGCGGAGGAAGCCAGAAATCTGGACGACCGGGAGGCCATGGAGCTTATCTTTGCGCCCGGGTTCTCTTCTGCGGAAACCATTACCGATATATCCGGGCGCGGTGTGGGCATGGACGTGGTGCGCACCAATATCAAGAACCTGAAAGGCAGCGTGAACATTACGTCCGAAGTGGGCAAGGGCACGCGCTTCACGCTTTCGCTGCCGCTCACTCTGGCCATTATCGATGCGCTGATGGTGAATGTGGCCGGAGAGAACTATGCCATTCCGCTGGATGCCGTTTCGGAAACCACCAAGATTGAGGCGCGCCGTCTTACAGATGTGAACGGGCGCAAGGCCGTGACGTTGCGCGGCGAGGTGCTGGGCATAGTGAATATGGCGGAGCTGCTGGAGTTGCCGCAGCCGGATACGCAGCCGGAAGTGCTCTCTGTGGTGGTCATTCACGACAACCAGCGGCGTCTGGGCATTGTGGTGGACAGGCTGCACGAACGGCAGGAGATAGTTATCAAGCCGCTGGGAGAGTATCTGGGCGATGTGAGGGGGATTTCCGGGGCCACCATCATGGGCGACGGTTCGGTCATCCTTATTCTTGACCCGCACGAGATATATCTGCTTGCCACCTCCAAGGCTATGTAG
- a CDS encoding 4Fe-4S dicluster domain-containing protein: protein MTSYTVYMDQLPGLLELWAREFQVHVPVEVENGIYDFVPWRKSEEIAWEYDVAYNPLKRFFLPPRETLLRFDPANCTAEVVCEAPRQLIFGMHPYDVKAANQLDTLMRKDVPDYNFITRKKNTVIFALEPAAVARNAFWASVDAHKVDAGYDLYWTRISSASFHVEVSTRRGKELLLAAGGLELSTAADREAARRAHQRIVKESLRDGLKYPWRETSDILNRAWDSTLWQHRARHCFSCGTCNLVCPTCYCFDMKEELDNTLTKGERYREWDGCMMDSFSRVAGDHNFRPHTRERFRHRYYRKGKYILDKTGQLGCVGCGRCVSGCTSGIADPKTVFNELWEADRHDS from the coding sequence ATGACCTCGTACACTGTTTATATGGATCAGCTTCCGGGGTTGCTGGAGCTATGGGCGAGGGAGTTCCAAGTCCATGTTCCGGTGGAAGTTGAGAACGGCATCTACGATTTTGTCCCATGGCGAAAGAGCGAGGAGATCGCGTGGGAATATGATGTGGCGTACAATCCTCTCAAACGGTTCTTTCTGCCTCCGCGCGAAACGCTGCTGCGTTTTGACCCGGCCAACTGTACGGCCGAGGTGGTGTGCGAGGCACCCCGCCAGCTTATCTTTGGCATGCATCCCTATGACGTGAAGGCGGCAAACCAGCTGGACACGCTCATGCGCAAGGATGTGCCGGACTACAATTTCATCACCCGCAAGAAGAACACGGTGATCTTTGCGCTGGAACCGGCTGCCGTGGCGCGGAACGCGTTCTGGGCATCTGTGGATGCGCACAAGGTGGATGCCGGGTATGACCTGTACTGGACCCGCATCAGTTCTGCCTCGTTCCATGTGGAGGTTTCTACCCGGCGCGGCAAGGAGCTTCTGCTGGCCGCGGGGGGGCTGGAGCTTTCTACCGCTGCGGACCGCGAGGCCGCGCGGCGGGCGCACCAGCGCATAGTGAAGGAATCGCTCAGGGACGGGCTGAAGTATCCGTGGCGCGAGACATCGGACATTCTGAACCGGGCGTGGGATTCCACCCTGTGGCAGCACCGGGCGCGGCACTGTTTTTCGTGCGGCACCTGTAATCTGGTCTGTCCCACCTGCTACTGTTTCGACATGAAGGAAGAGCTGGACAACACCCTGACCAAGGGCGAGCGCTACCGCGAATGGGACGGATGCATGATGGACAGCTTCTCCCGTGTGGCGGGCGACCACAACTTCCGCCCGCATACCCGCGAACGGTTCCGCCACCGCTATTACCGCAAGGGCAAGTACATTCTGGACAAGACCGGCCAGCTTGGCTGTGTGGGCTGCGGCAGGTGCGTTTCCGGCTGTACGTCCGGCATTGCCGACCCGAAAACGGTGTTCAACGAACTGTGGGAGGCAGACAGGCATGACTCCTGA
- a CDS encoding FAD/NAD(P)-binding protein gives MTPDTLFQYVPSPATLVKKEKLSDFVTLFTFQPDNGKALMHKPGQFIMVSVYGVGEAPFSVSSPPNATGSTFELAVRRIGNVTNAMHNMREGQKVGIRGPYGSSFPVQDFVGKDTLFVAGGLGYIPLRSLLHYQLRHRDEFGRIIVMIGCRNPAERIFVDQIKELEAREDVEVYETVDCGDDNWCGNVGLITTLLPKIYIEPDITHVAMVGPPVMYKFVIQECRNLGISRESIYVSLERHMKCGIGKCGHCQINGLNACVEGPVFKYHDIQTTPEAL, from the coding sequence ATGACTCCTGATACCCTGTTCCAGTATGTTCCTTCGCCCGCCACGCTGGTGAAGAAGGAAAAGCTTTCGGACTTTGTCACCCTGTTCACCTTTCAGCCCGACAACGGCAAGGCGCTTATGCACAAGCCGGGGCAGTTTATCATGGTTTCGGTGTATGGGGTGGGCGAGGCACCTTTTTCTGTCAGTTCGCCGCCCAACGCCACGGGCAGCACCTTTGAGCTTGCGGTGCGCCGCATAGGCAATGTGACCAACGCCATGCACAACATGCGCGAAGGGCAGAAGGTGGGCATACGCGGGCCTTACGGTTCCAGCTTTCCCGTGCAGGATTTTGTGGGCAAGGATACGCTCTTTGTGGCGGGTGGTCTGGGGTATATTCCCCTGCGCAGTCTGCTGCACTATCAGCTGCGCCACCGCGACGAGTTCGGGCGCATTATCGTGATGATAGGCTGCCGTAATCCTGCCGAGCGCATTTTCGTGGACCAGATCAAGGAACTGGAGGCCCGCGAGGATGTGGAGGTGTATGAAACCGTGGATTGCGGCGACGATAACTGGTGCGGCAATGTGGGGCTTATTACCACGCTGCTGCCCAAGATATACATTGAGCCGGACATAACCCACGTGGCCATGGTGGGACCGCCCGTCATGTATAAGTTTGTCATTCAGGAATGCCGCAATCTGGGTATTTCGCGCGAGAGCATCTACGTTTCGCTGGAGCGGCACATGAAGTGCGGCATAGGCAAGTGCGGCCACTGTCAGATAAACGGGCTGAATGCCTGTGTGGAGGGTCCGGTGTTCAAGTATCACGACATCCAGACCACCCCGGAAGCCTTGTAG